In a single window of the Bradyrhizobium erythrophlei genome:
- a CDS encoding polyphosphate kinase 2 family protein, with the protein MSKKPAQSLSTQLKPFVAPFRFDGTGVFHLKSHKTNEKGGLDKDKAEKILDANRKRLSDFQEKLYAQDRWSVLLIFQGMDASGKDSAIKSIFDGVNPQGCEVHSFKQPTSQELDHDFMWRSMIVLPGRGRIGIFNRSYYEECLVTRVHREILAKEKIPHRLMNKNIWRERFEDITAIERYLARNGTVILKFFLNVSREEQRKRFLDRLDQPSKNWKFSMADITERAYWSRYQAVYQDIVRHTSTAIAPWYVVPADHKWFARVVIGSAIISALEGLNLRFPRADKASLQEFEQVREALENEGKGRAKKKATAGKAANK; encoded by the coding sequence ATGAGCAAGAAACCAGCGCAATCTCTGAGTACCCAGCTGAAGCCCTTTGTCGCGCCGTTCCGCTTCGACGGAACGGGCGTGTTTCATCTGAAGTCGCACAAGACCAATGAGAAGGGCGGTCTCGACAAGGACAAGGCCGAAAAGATTCTCGACGCCAACCGGAAACGCCTCAGCGATTTTCAGGAAAAACTTTACGCGCAGGACCGCTGGTCGGTGCTGCTGATCTTTCAGGGCATGGATGCCTCCGGCAAGGACAGCGCCATCAAGAGCATCTTCGACGGCGTCAATCCGCAGGGCTGCGAGGTCCATTCGTTCAAGCAGCCGACATCCCAGGAACTCGACCACGATTTCATGTGGCGCAGCATGATCGTGCTGCCGGGGCGGGGCCGCATCGGCATCTTCAATCGCTCTTACTATGAGGAATGCCTGGTGACGCGGGTGCATCGGGAAATCCTGGCCAAGGAGAAGATTCCGCACCGGCTGATGAACAAGAACATCTGGCGCGAGCGGTTCGAGGACATCACCGCCATCGAACGTTACCTCGCGCGCAACGGCACCGTGATCCTGAAATTCTTCCTCAACGTCTCCAGGGAGGAACAGCGCAAGCGGTTTCTCGACCGGTTGGACCAGCCCTCGAAGAACTGGAAATTTTCGATGGCCGACATTACCGAGCGCGCATACTGGAGCAGATACCAGGCCGTGTATCAGGACATCGTCAGGCACACCTCGACCGCGATAGCGCCATGGTACGTGGTGCCGGCCGATCACAAATGGTTCGCACGCGTCGTGATCGGTTCGGCGATCATCAGCGCGCTGGAAGGGCTGAACTTGCGATTTCCGAGAGCCGACAAGGCGTCGCTGCAGGAATTCGAGCAGGTGCGCGAGGCGCTGGAGAATGAAGGCAAGGGGCGGGCGAAGAAGAAGGCGACCGCGGGAAAAGCGGCGAACAAATAG
- a CDS encoding cupin domain-containing protein: MNRIVATLSIAAAFAAGCGVTHLMQPARAAAENITAQIIHTQDFSGDALGPANSGGMHSKMFVSADGSTISIQDGNVGKHMHPNTNEIQYILEGTGTIWLGDQEVRVKPGDLVIIPKGTAHGGTKPDGRPLKAIAIKTPPQAPDDTKMLD; encoded by the coding sequence ATGAACCGCATTGTTGCTACCCTATCGATCGCTGCCGCCTTCGCTGCCGGCTGCGGCGTGACGCACCTGATGCAGCCCGCGCGGGCCGCCGCCGAAAACATCACGGCGCAGATCATTCACACCCAGGATTTTTCCGGAGACGCGCTCGGCCCGGCCAATTCAGGCGGGATGCATTCCAAGATGTTCGTTTCCGCCGACGGGTCCACGATCTCGATCCAGGACGGCAATGTGGGCAAGCACATGCATCCCAACACCAACGAGATCCAGTACATTCTTGAGGGCACCGGCACGATCTGGCTCGGCGACCAGGAAGTGCGGGTCAAGCCCGGCGATCTCGTCATCATCCCTAAGGGCACCGCGCACGGCGGCACCAAGCCAGACGGCCGGCCGCTCAAGGCGATCGCGATCAAGACGCCGCCGCAGGCGCCCGACGATACCAAGATGCTGGACTGA
- a CDS encoding Bug family tripartite tricarboxylate transporter substrate binding protein: MLFKTAGMLIALLIGAASIVRASAETPYPNRPIRIVVPFGPGGFADITVRLLAQKLTERTNAEVVIENRPGAGGITAATTVTSAKPDGYTLFVFSSGIALSKSLLKSMPFDPVAAFAPISTLARFDLLLLVKADSPMRSLKDALDAARADPQKFNVGTISPGSTQNVTGELLRSTTGIAMTVVPHRTSAEVLTSLLRGDTQIGIESYAALKSAIDAGQIRAVASSGGMRSPLLPDVPTLRESGVDAAVDGWNSLVAPAGTPRDIVAFLNGHIRAIIGDPDFRKRMIELGGEPVASSPEQLDARLRSDIDMWASVVKKAGLEPN, translated from the coding sequence TTGCTTTTCAAAACGGCGGGCATGCTGATCGCGCTTCTGATCGGCGCTGCATCGATTGTCCGCGCGAGCGCTGAGACGCCGTACCCCAACCGGCCGATCCGCATCGTTGTGCCGTTCGGGCCGGGCGGCTTCGCCGATATCACGGTCCGCCTGCTGGCGCAGAAGCTCACCGAACGCACCAACGCCGAGGTGGTGATCGAGAACCGTCCCGGCGCAGGTGGAATCACCGCCGCCACCACCGTCACCTCGGCGAAGCCGGACGGCTACACCCTGTTCGTATTCTCGAGCGGCATCGCGCTGTCGAAATCGCTGCTCAAGTCGATGCCGTTCGATCCGGTCGCCGCGTTCGCGCCGATCTCGACGCTGGCCCGGTTCGACCTGCTGCTGCTGGTGAAAGCGGACTCGCCGATGCGCTCGCTGAAGGACGCGCTCGACGCCGCCCGCGCCGATCCGCAGAAATTCAACGTCGGCACGATCAGCCCTGGCAGCACCCAGAACGTCACCGGCGAACTGCTGCGCTCCACCACCGGCATTGCGATGACGGTGGTGCCGCATCGCACCTCGGCGGAGGTCCTGACCTCGCTGCTCCGGGGCGATACGCAGATCGGCATCGAGTCCTACGCCGCGCTCAAGTCGGCGATCGACGCCGGGCAGATCCGCGCCGTCGCCTCGTCCGGCGGCATGCGTTCGCCGCTGTTGCCTGACGTGCCGACGCTGCGCGAGAGCGGCGTCGACGCCGCGGTGGACGGCTGGAACTCGTTGGTGGCACCGGCCGGCACGCCGCGCGACATCGTCGCCTTCCTTAACGGCCACATCCGCGCGATCATCGGCGATCCCGACTTCCGCAAGCGCATGATCGAACTGGGTGGCGAGCCGGTGGCGAGTTCGCCGGAGCAACTCGACGCGCGGCTCAGATCCGATATCGACATGTGGGCCAGCGTGGTCAAGAAAGCCGGTCTCGAACCGAACTGA
- a CDS encoding ABC transporter permease, with protein sequence MSRLMLLACQLLVAVVVLGLWQLFATVPIFGRMLLPPFFFSNPVDVGSQIVDWFSTGVIWKHLAITLWESILAFAIGSLGGVMVGFWFARQPRVAAVFDPYVKMANALPRVVLAPIFTLWLGLGIWSKVALGVTLVFFIVFFNVYQGVREVSDTVLDNGRMLGMNERQLTRHVYWPSALSWMFSSLHTAVGFAVVGAVVGEYLGSAAGLGYLIQQAEGTFDVAGVFAGMFVLSAFVILIDMAVTAVERRLLVWRPAVADGRG encoded by the coding sequence ATGTCCCGCTTGATGCTTCTCGCCTGTCAACTGCTGGTCGCGGTCGTCGTGCTCGGGCTGTGGCAGTTGTTCGCCACGGTGCCGATCTTCGGGCGCATGCTGCTGCCGCCGTTCTTCTTTTCCAATCCGGTCGATGTCGGCAGCCAGATTGTCGACTGGTTCTCGACCGGCGTGATCTGGAAACACCTCGCGATCACGCTGTGGGAGTCGATTCTCGCGTTCGCGATCGGCTCCCTCGGCGGCGTCATGGTCGGCTTCTGGTTCGCGCGCCAGCCCCGGGTCGCCGCGGTGTTCGATCCCTATGTGAAGATGGCCAATGCGCTGCCGCGGGTCGTGCTGGCGCCGATCTTCACGCTGTGGCTCGGGCTTGGTATCTGGTCCAAGGTCGCGCTCGGGGTCACGCTGGTGTTCTTCATCGTCTTCTTCAACGTCTACCAGGGCGTCCGGGAGGTCTCTGACACCGTGCTCGACAATGGCCGCATGCTCGGGATGAACGAACGGCAGTTGACGCGGCACGTGTACTGGCCGTCGGCGCTGTCGTGGATGTTCTCCTCGCTGCATACCGCGGTCGGGTTCGCCGTGGTCGGCGCGGTGGTCGGCGAATATCTCGGCTCCGCGGCGGGGCTCGGCTATCTGATCCAGCAGGCCGAGGGCACCTTCGACGTCGCCGGCGTATTCGCCGGCATGTTCGTGCTGTCGGCCTTCGTCATCCTGATCGACATGGCGGTGACGGCAGTCGAGCGGCGGCTGCTGGTGTGGCGGCCGGCGGTCGCGGATGGGAGAGGGTAG
- a CDS encoding amidohydrolase family protein, with the protein MPDSFKIDAHVHVFTSDMPLIDNPRHAPTYSFTHEELIETLDRNGVDRAVIAAASPWGDYNDYILAALRAHPNRLRGTAIFKRPVERVVLEAMSRDGFVGVRLPFIGLPELPDITTFEYRALFRRLADLGWHVHPHVEGEDLPKILPTLEASGVKIVVDHLGRPDPKSGVNSAGFKALLRSIDTGRTWVKISGGYRLGPQARDYARELLRAAGPDRLVWASDCPFVGHEGQFPYRTTIDWLVEAIPAAAARAKIFGATARDLYFNGK; encoded by the coding sequence ATGCCCGACAGTTTCAAGATCGACGCCCACGTCCATGTCTTCACGTCAGACATGCCGCTGATCGACAATCCGCGCCACGCGCCGACATACAGCTTCACCCACGAGGAATTGATCGAGACCCTCGACCGGAACGGCGTCGACCGCGCGGTGATCGCGGCCGCAAGCCCGTGGGGTGACTACAACGATTACATCCTGGCTGCGCTCCGCGCCCACCCCAACCGGCTGCGCGGCACCGCGATCTTCAAACGCCCGGTGGAACGAGTCGTGCTGGAGGCGATGAGCCGCGACGGTTTCGTCGGCGTGCGGCTGCCCTTCATCGGCCTGCCCGAGCTTCCCGACATCACCACATTCGAATATCGCGCGCTGTTTCGCCGCCTCGCCGACCTCGGCTGGCACGTTCATCCGCATGTCGAAGGCGAAGATCTGCCGAAAATCCTGCCCACGCTGGAGGCCAGCGGCGTCAAGATCGTGGTTGACCATCTCGGCCGCCCCGATCCGAAATCCGGCGTCAACAGCGCAGGCTTCAAGGCGCTGCTGCGCTCAATCGACACGGGGCGCACCTGGGTCAAGATCTCCGGCGGCTACCGGCTCGGACCACAGGCAAGGGATTATGCGCGCGAGCTTCTCCGCGCCGCCGGCCCCGATCGGCTGGTGTGGGCGAGCGACTGCCCGTTCGTCGGCCACGAGGGCCAGTTCCCGTATCGAACCACCATCGACTGGCTGGTCGAGGCCATTCCCGCCGCCGCCGCGCGCGCAAAAATCTTCGGCGCGACGGCGCGAGACCTCTACTTCAACGGCAAGTGA
- a CDS encoding YbhB/YbcL family Raf kinase inhibitor-like protein has translation MLLRGSILAATVTLAAFCGSQNAKAQGVFTLSSPDFKDGERLAAKYAGNNKSNPNCVGENVSPAFSWANPPEGTKSYALLMFDPEGRPPGGVSHWVAYGIPVSVTGFAEGEVSKPSDKYVGGQSTMKLPSYFGPCTPPGAPHHYTFTLMATDLEPSALKAGMTRDEVIKALDGHVKSATGLIGTFSKP, from the coding sequence ATGCTGTTACGTGGTTCAATTCTGGCGGCTACCGTCACGCTTGCCGCATTTTGCGGTTCTCAGAACGCCAAAGCGCAGGGCGTATTCACGCTGAGCTCACCTGACTTCAAGGACGGCGAGCGGTTGGCGGCGAAATATGCCGGCAACAACAAAAGCAATCCAAATTGCGTCGGCGAAAACGTGTCGCCGGCGTTCTCCTGGGCCAACCCGCCCGAGGGAACCAAGAGCTACGCGCTGCTGATGTTCGATCCGGAAGGCCGTCCACCGGGCGGCGTCAGCCACTGGGTGGCGTATGGCATTCCGGTTTCCGTCACCGGTTTCGCCGAAGGCGAGGTTTCGAAGCCGAGCGACAAATATGTCGGCGGTCAAAGCACGATGAAGCTGCCGAGCTATTTCGGACCCTGCACGCCGCCCGGCGCGCCGCATCACTACACCTTCACGCTGATGGCGACCGACCTCGAGCCGTCAGCGCTGAAGGCCGGGATGACGCGCGACGAGGTGATCAAGGCGCTCGACGGCCACGTCAAGAGCGCGACCGGCCTGATCGGGACGTTTTCCAAGCCGTGA
- a CDS encoding ABC transporter substrate-binding protein → MRTILGRLAATLLALFLMSDLAAAQSKVTIAVGGGACLCYLPTVLAKQLGEFDKAGLAVELVDLKGGSDALKAVLGGSADVVSGYFDHCVNLAAKKQELQAFVVYDRYPGLVLVVSPSHTNEIKSIKDLAGKKVGVSAPGSSTDFFLKYLLKKNGLDPASASVIGVGLGATAVAAMEQGQIDAAVMLDPSVTVLQGSHPDLRILSDTRTQKDTLAVFGGEYPGGALYSTTAWVASHDKEVQALTAAILNTLAWIHAHSPEDIMAKMPPEMVGKNKELYLAALKNTIPMYSETGKMDPKGADAVLAVFSESSPEVAKANVDVSKTWTNKYVEQASKTTGMNAK, encoded by the coding sequence ATGAGAACGATCCTGGGCAGGCTGGCCGCGACGCTTCTGGCGTTGTTTCTGATGTCCGATCTTGCTGCAGCGCAAAGCAAGGTCACCATCGCGGTCGGGGGCGGCGCCTGCCTGTGCTATCTGCCGACGGTGCTGGCAAAGCAGCTAGGCGAATTCGACAAGGCCGGCCTTGCCGTCGAACTGGTCGACCTGAAGGGCGGATCCGACGCGCTCAAGGCCGTGCTCGGCGGCAGCGCCGACGTGGTTTCCGGCTACTTCGACCACTGCGTCAATCTCGCCGCCAAGAAGCAGGAACTGCAGGCTTTTGTCGTTTATGACCGCTATCCCGGCCTCGTCCTGGTCGTATCTCCCTCGCACACGAATGAGATAAAATCGATCAAGGATCTGGCCGGCAAGAAGGTCGGCGTCAGCGCGCCGGGTTCCTCGACCGATTTCTTCCTCAAATATCTCTTGAAGAAAAACGGCCTCGATCCGGCCAGCGCTTCGGTGATCGGCGTCGGCCTCGGCGCTACCGCGGTCGCTGCGATGGAGCAGGGCCAGATCGATGCCGCCGTGATGCTCGATCCCTCCGTCACGGTGCTGCAAGGCAGCCATCCGGACCTGCGCATCCTCTCCGATACCCGCACGCAGAAAGATACGCTCGCGGTGTTCGGCGGCGAATATCCGGGCGGCGCGCTCTATTCCACCACGGCGTGGGTCGCTTCGCACGACAAGGAGGTGCAGGCCCTGACCGCTGCGATCCTGAACACGCTGGCATGGATCCACGCGCATTCGCCTGAAGATATCATGGCGAAGATGCCGCCGGAAATGGTCGGCAAGAACAAGGAGCTTTATCTCGCGGCGCTGAAGAACACGATCCCGATGTATTCGGAAACCGGCAAGATGGATCCCAAGGGGGCGGACGCGGTGCTCGCGGTGTTCAGCGAGAGCTCGCCGGAGGTTGCCAAGGCCAATGTCGACGTCAGCAAGACCTGGACCAACAAATATGTCGAGCAGGCCAGCAAGACCACGGGAATGAATGCGAAATAG
- a CDS encoding IPT/TIG domain-containing protein, with protein MWFALLLLFGSIIPAKADVPPTISAAFAPTSIASGANSTLTITVSNPNSFTITGVSVSQTTLPAGFSLGGTVGSTCLMTISGNTFSVSGTTLNANASCSVVLSIQATAPGTYSYTTGQVSATGPSSLIGSTATTPTPLTVLPRVSLISPTEGPTAGGTSVTISGAGLSGTTAVTFGGVAAAGFTVNSNSQITATAPPGTGTVDVTVTAAGVTSAVSGSDQFTYVAAPTVTSISPTSGPATGGTTVTITGTGFTVATGVTFGAAAATSFTVNSATQITATSPAGTGTVDVRVTNPGGTSATSAADQITYVAAPTVTSISPTSGPATGGTTVTITGIGFTGATAVTFGATNATSFTVNSATQITATSPAGTGTVDVRVTTVGGSSATSAADQFTYIGAPTVTSISPNAGPAAGGTSVTITGTGFTTVTAVRFGAVNAIAFTVNSATSITATSPAGTGTADITVTTIGGTSATSASDQYSYFGTPAVTSILPTTGPAAGGTTITITGTNLSGATSVRFGANNATSFTVNSSSSITATAPAGTGVVCVLVTTAGGTSPCTSDFTYLPEPSVSSISPTSGPTVGGTTVTITGTNFTGATAVKFGATNATSFTVTSATSITATSPAGTSTVDVTVTTTGGTSATSAADQFTYIGAPTVTSISPNAGPAAGGTSVTITGTGFTTVTAVRFGAVNAIAFTVNSATSITATSPAGTGTADITVTTIGGTSATSASDQYGYFGTPTVTSISPTSGPTTGATSVTITGTNFSGATAVKFGATNATTFTVNSATSVTATAPAGTGTVDITVTTPGGTSATTASDQFTYVAAPAVTSISSTSGPSSGGTSVTITGTNFTGATAVKFGSTNATSFTVNSATSITATSAAGTGTVDITVTTVGGTSATSAADQFTYIGPPTVTAVSPASGPPSGGTSVTITGTNFSGATVKFGSANATGFTVNSATSITAISPPGIGAVDITVTNASGTSTASASDRFTYQAVSTSVSLASSVNPSNFGQAVTFTATVAGSGGTPGGSVTFNDSGVAIGAATLSGGVATFTISTLKSGAHSITVVYAGNATFAGSASAGLTQTVSIPADSVKLHQLQVNVTKLIAQNSGQAISSAIDDAITEGFADDWIFATPGQMGVRFNFAADPYEDRDDQADATSASTGTGRSSILGGGTGNAYSSDAASVGNTGGRGATSRIDNAFAAIDQQMPRKAPPKKFREQKDWLFWIDVRGTGLDRLTSTTTNFGGITTTAASLYGLQVNALAGLTYKMRPNFIVGVVGGYENFNFTEQDINGKLTGGGWTIGSYLGWKIVPTLRYDLAVAYSGIGYNGTAGTAQGNFSGNRWLVSTGLTGTYKAWGLLFEPSAKVYALWENEGAYIDSLGTQQSSDDFSTGRASAGVKAVYPFAWTDTISLAPYLGIYGDYYFNQDDAAAIVAAGGIPLASTPLLEGWSARLTAGIGAKLASGVTLGVGAEYGGIGADFQTWTVKAKGQMPFSAN; from the coding sequence ATTTGGTTTGCCTTACTTCTGCTGTTTGGCTCAATCATCCCAGCAAAGGCTGACGTTCCGCCAACTATTTCTGCTGCCTTCGCGCCCACCTCGATCGCTTCAGGTGCCAACTCGACACTCACCATCACCGTAAGCAATCCAAACAGTTTTACTATTACAGGTGTATCAGTTTCCCAGACCACGTTGCCGGCCGGCTTTAGCCTTGGCGGCACCGTAGGCAGTACTTGCCTGATGACCATATCGGGGAACACTTTTAGTGTGAGCGGTACTACGCTGAATGCGAATGCGAGTTGCTCGGTTGTATTGTCCATTCAAGCTACAGCGCCAGGTACGTACTCCTATACGACCGGCCAAGTGTCGGCTACAGGGCCTTCATCGCTCATAGGGTCAACTGCAACCACGCCGACTCCCTTGACAGTGCTGCCAAGGGTCTCGCTGATCAGTCCAACAGAAGGGCCCACAGCGGGCGGCACGTCCGTAACAATCAGCGGTGCCGGCCTTTCCGGCACGACGGCCGTGACCTTCGGCGGGGTGGCCGCAGCCGGCTTCACAGTCAATTCCAACTCCCAGATCACCGCGACCGCGCCGCCCGGCACCGGCACCGTCGATGTTACGGTGACGGCAGCAGGCGTCACCTCGGCAGTGTCAGGGAGCGACCAGTTCACCTATGTCGCCGCACCGACCGTTACCTCGATCTCGCCGACGTCAGGGCCCGCGACAGGCGGCACGACAGTGACGATTACGGGCACCGGCTTTACAGTAGCAACGGGGGTGACCTTCGGCGCCGCCGCTGCGACAAGTTTTACCGTCAATTCGGCAACGCAGATCACCGCAACGTCGCCAGCCGGCACCGGTACGGTCGATGTAAGGGTGACGAACCCCGGCGGGACATCGGCAACTTCGGCGGCAGATCAAATTACTTACGTCGCGGCGCCAACGGTGACCTCGATCTCGCCTACGTCAGGGCCTGCGACGGGCGGAACGACCGTGACGATCACTGGTATCGGGTTCACGGGAGCAACAGCGGTCACGTTCGGAGCCACCAATGCGACGAGCTTTACCGTCAATTCGGCGACGCAGATTACAGCCACGTCGCCTGCGGGTACCGGCACCGTCGACGTGAGAGTGACAACCGTCGGAGGAAGCTCAGCAACCTCGGCGGCGGACCAGTTCACCTATATCGGGGCGCCGACGGTGACGTCGATATCGCCGAACGCGGGTCCTGCGGCAGGCGGAACGTCGGTGACCATTACCGGAACGGGATTCACGACTGTAACCGCCGTGAGATTCGGCGCCGTCAATGCGATTGCTTTCACTGTCAATTCGGCAACCTCGATCACGGCCACCTCTCCCGCCGGCACCGGGACGGCGGACATCACCGTCACAACCATCGGCGGCACATCAGCCACGTCCGCGTCCGATCAATACAGCTATTTCGGCACGCCGGCGGTCACGTCGATCTTACCGACGACAGGGCCCGCTGCGGGCGGCACGACCATCACGATTACAGGGACTAACCTCAGCGGCGCGACGTCCGTAAGATTCGGCGCGAACAACGCGACTAGTTTTACGGTCAATTCGAGCAGTTCTATTACGGCAACCGCCCCAGCCGGAACCGGAGTTGTTTGTGTCTTAGTGACTACAGCAGGCGGCACTTCCCCCTGCACAAGCGACTTCACTTATCTTCCAGAACCTTCCGTGAGCAGCATCTCGCCAACATCCGGACCCACGGTGGGCGGTACAACCGTCACCATCACCGGCACCAACTTCACGGGCGCCACCGCGGTCAAGTTCGGCGCCACCAATGCGACCAGCTTCACCGTTACTTCCGCGACCTCGATCACCGCGACCTCGCCCGCGGGGACTTCGACGGTGGACGTCACGGTGACAACAACCGGCGGAACGTCGGCAACCTCGGCGGCGGACCAGTTCACCTATATCGGGGCGCCGACGGTGACGTCGATATCGCCGAACGCGGGTCCTGCGGCAGGCGGAACGTCGGTGACCATTACCGGAACGGGATTCACGACTGTAACCGCCGTGAGATTCGGCGCCGTCAATGCGATTGCTTTCACTGTCAATTCGGCAACCTCGATCACGGCCACCTCTCCCGCCGGCACCGGGACGGCGGACATCACCGTCACAACGATCGGCGGCACATCAGCCACGTCCGCGTCCGATCAATACGGCTATTTCGGCACGCCGACGGTCACGTCGATCTCGCCGACATCCGGGCCAACGACCGGCGCGACCTCGGTCACCATCACCGGCACCAATTTCTCCGGCGCCACCGCCGTGAAATTCGGCGCGACCAACGCGACCACATTCACGGTAAACTCCGCAACCTCGGTCACGGCCACCGCGCCGGCCGGCACCGGCACCGTCGACATCACCGTGACCACACCCGGTGGCACCAGCGCGACCACGGCGAGCGATCAGTTTACTTATGTCGCGGCTCCCGCAGTCACGTCGATCTCATCGACCTCCGGACCGTCGTCCGGCGGAACGTCGGTCACGATCACCGGCACCAACTTCACAGGCGCGACCGCCGTGAAGTTCGGATCGACCAACGCAACAAGCTTCACGGTCAACTCGGCGACTTCGATCACCGCGACCTCGGCCGCCGGCACCGGTACTGTGGACATCACGGTGACGACCGTGGGTGGCACCAGCGCGACGTCGGCTGCCGACCAATTTACCTACATTGGGCCGCCCACGGTGACCGCGGTTTCGCCGGCTTCGGGTCCGCCGAGCGGCGGGACTTCCGTCACCATCACAGGCACCAACTTTAGCGGTGCGACAGTGAAATTCGGCTCCGCCAACGCTACGGGCTTCACCGTCAACTCGGCGACGTCGATCACAGCGATCTCGCCGCCGGGCATCGGCGCCGTCGATATCACGGTGACCAACGCAAGCGGCACCAGCACCGCTTCCGCAAGCGACCGCTTCACCTATCAGGCGGTTAGCACAAGCGTATCGCTGGCATCGTCCGTCAATCCCAGCAATTTCGGCCAGGCCGTCACCTTCACCGCGACGGTCGCTGGATCCGGGGGAACGCCGGGCGGGTCCGTGACATTCAACGATTCCGGCGTGGCCATCGGCGCCGCGACGCTGTCGGGTGGGGTTGCGACCTTCACCATCTCGACGCTCAAGAGCGGAGCGCACAGCATTACCGTGGTCTATGCCGGCAATGCCACGTTCGCCGGGAGCGCCTCCGCGGGCCTCACGCAGACCGTCAGTATCCCGGCCGACAGCGTCAAGCTGCACCAACTGCAGGTCAACGTCACCAAGTTGATCGCGCAGAACTCCGGACAAGCCATTTCGAGCGCGATCGACGACGCCATCACTGAGGGCTTCGCCGACGACTGGATTTTCGCAACCCCGGGCCAGATGGGCGTCCGCTTCAATTTCGCGGCCGATCCCTACGAGGACCGTGATGATCAAGCCGATGCGACATCTGCGTCCACCGGCACGGGCCGCAGCAGCATTTTGGGTGGCGGAACTGGCAATGCCTATAGCTCCGACGCCGCTTCAGTCGGCAATACGGGGGGCCGCGGCGCCACGTCGCGGATCGACAATGCGTTCGCCGCGATCGATCAGCAGATGCCGCGGAAGGCGCCGCCCAAGAAATTCCGCGAGCAAAAGGACTGGCTGTTCTGGATCGATGTCCGCGGCACCGGGCTCGACCGCCTGACCTCGACGACGACGAACTTCGGCGGTATCACCACAACCGCTGCCTCGCTCTACGGCCTTCAGGTCAATGCATTGGCGGGGCTGACCTACAAGATGCGGCCGAACTTCATCGTCGGTGTAGTCGGCGGCTACGAGAACTTCAATTTCACAGAGCAGGACATCAACGGCAAACTGACGGGCGGTGGCTGGACCATCGGCTCCTATCTCGGTTGGAAGATAGTTCCCACCCTTCGCTATGACCTGGCGGTCGCATATTCAGGTATCGGCTACAACGGCACTGCCGGCACCGCGCAGGGCAATTTTAGCGGCAACCGCTGGCTGGTCTCGACCGGCCTGACCGGCACGTACAAGGCTTGGGGCTTGCTCTTCGAGCCGTCGGCAAAGGTCTATGCTCTCTGGGAGAACGAAGGCGCCTATATCGACTCGCTCGGCACGCAGCAATCCAGCGACGATTTCTCCACCGGCCGCGCCTCTGCCGGCGTGAAGGCTGTGTATCCCTTCGCCTGGACCGACACGATCTCGCTTGCGCCGTATCTGGGCATCTACGGCGACTATTATTTCAACCAGGATGATGCGGCCGCGATCGTGGCGGCAGGCGGCATCCCCCTCGCCTCGACACCGCTGCTTGAGGGCTGGTCGGCGCGGCTCACCGCCGGCATTGGCGCCAAACTGGCAAGCGGGGTGACGTTGGGCGTGGGCGCCGAGTATGGCGGTATCGGCGCGGACTTTCAGACTTGGACTGTCAAGGCCAAGGGCCAGATGCCCTTCAGCGCGAACTAA